In one Oryzias latipes chromosome 13, ASM223467v1 genomic region, the following are encoded:
- the LOC101174687 gene encoding protein capicua homolog isoform X1, whose protein sequence is MEMEEGGSSGLNSGSAAFRMSALQPLREFINARLAAAAAEIFRQVEKTFIQYEEELCCRRRLLEMSLKPQLQLHNILALPQHHRSADQEQKSQERISRGTLREPEPPGIKEEWEEVFISHHAKQLHLKQETDVLMETPKTEESLSSHQLQSQETTSATNEETELENTDQRNRGDRGHVQDEVSSHVTGSHCGSNSENMLEKAAICGKELKIKTLVEKPHRKPLKRVEAVMCVAAGPPQKQQENVPGTSVHPVTACRPPAPPAPLSSTVSQPVHRSDPKSVGLLQPVGLINGQVIFKSLYLPPSPAAPLLNTSSYRTKRHKDQQFKSQPYIKKPPNAFMLFLKEQRATVPPELKSNSSAVNKLLGEKWSLLSEEQKAKYFNQAEVEKRLHAQQHPDWSSSDNYGKKKKISRKGAPSKSNGLNAL, encoded by the exons ATggaaatggaagaaggcggATCTTCTGGTTTGAACAGTGGATCAGCTGCATTTAGGATGTCTGCACTTCAGCCTCTGAGGGAGTTCATCAACGCCCgactggctgctgctgctgcagaaatatTTAGACAGGTGGAGAAAACCTTCATCCAGTACGAAGAGGAGCTCTGTTGTCGGCGCAGACTGCTGGAAATGAGCTTGAAACCACAACTTCAGCTGCACAATATCT taGCCCTCCCTCAGCATCATCGAAGTgcagatcaggagcagaagagcCAAGAAAGGATCTCCAGAGGGACGCTgagggaaccagaacctccaggcATTAAGGAGGAATGGGAAGAGGTCTTCATCAGCCACCATGCAAAGCAGCTCCATCTGAAGCAGGAGACGGATGTTTTGATGGAGACTCCCAAGACTGAAGAGTCTCTGAGCAGTCACCAGCTCCAAAGTCAGGAGACAACATCCGCTACAAACGAAGAAACAGAGCTGGAGAACACAGATCAGAGGAACAGAGGGGACAGAGGTCACGTCCAAGATGAGGTCAGCTCTCACGTGACAGGAAGTCACTGTGGCTCCAACTCtgagaacatgttagaaaaagcTGCTATTTGTGGAAAGGAGTTGAAGATAAAGACTTTGGTGGAGAAACCTCACAGGAAGCCTTTAAAGAGAGTGGAAGCAGTCATGTGTGTG GCTGCTGGTCCACCGCAGAAGCAGCAGGAGAACGTTCCCGGGACCAGCGTCCATCCAGTGACGGCCTGCaggcctcctgctcctcctgctcctctctcCTCA ACTGTCAGCCAGCCCGTCCACAGGAGCGATCCCAAAAGTGTTGGCCTGCTGCAGCCTGTTGGACTTAT TAATGGTCAAGTGATTTTTAAAAGCCTTTATCTGCCTCCCagtcctgctgctcctcttctgAACACCAGCAGCTACAG GACAAAAAGGCACAAAGATCAGCAGTTTAAAAGTCAGCCTTATATCAAGAAGCCGCCCAACGCCTTCATGCTGTTCCTAAAGGAGCAGAGAGCAACCGTGCCGCCGGAACTGAAGAGCAACAGTTCAGCTGTTAATAAGCTCCTGGGAGAGAAG TGGAGCCTGCTGTCAGAGGAGCAGAAAGCCAAGTACTTCAACCAGGCTGAGGTGGAGAAGCGGCTCCATGCGCAGCAGCATCCCGACTGGTCCAGCTCAGACAATTAT ggcaaaaagaaaaagatttccaGGAAAGGAGCTCCCTCCAAAAGCAATG GTTTGAATGCACTTTGA
- the LOC101174687 gene encoding uncharacterized protein LOC101174687 isoform X3 — MEMEEGGSSGLNSGSAAFRMSALQPLREFINARLAAAAAEIFRQVEKTFIQYEEELCCRRRLLEMSLKPQLQLHNILALPQHHRSADQEQKSQERISRGTLREPEPPGIKEEWEEVFISHHAKQLHLKQETDVLMETPKTEESLSSHQLQSQETTSATNEETELENTDQRNRGDRGHVQDEAAGPPQKQQENVPGTSVHPVTACRPPAPPAPLSSTVSQPVHRSDPKSVGLLQPVGLINGQVIFKSLYLPPSPAAPLLNTSSYRTKRHKDQQFKSQPYIKKPPNAFMLFLKEQRATVPPELKSNSSAVNKLLGEKWSLLSEEQKAKYFNQAEVEKRLHAQQHPDWSSSDNYGKKKKISRKGAPSKSNGLNAL, encoded by the exons ATggaaatggaagaaggcggATCTTCTGGTTTGAACAGTGGATCAGCTGCATTTAGGATGTCTGCACTTCAGCCTCTGAGGGAGTTCATCAACGCCCgactggctgctgctgctgcagaaatatTTAGACAGGTGGAGAAAACCTTCATCCAGTACGAAGAGGAGCTCTGTTGTCGGCGCAGACTGCTGGAAATGAGCTTGAAACCACAACTTCAGCTGCACAATATCT taGCCCTCCCTCAGCATCATCGAAGTgcagatcaggagcagaagagcCAAGAAAGGATCTCCAGAGGGACGCTgagggaaccagaacctccaggcATTAAGGAGGAATGGGAAGAGGTCTTCATCAGCCACCATGCAAAGCAGCTCCATCTGAAGCAGGAGACGGATGTTTTGATGGAGACTCCCAAGACTGAAGAGTCTCTGAGCAGTCACCAGCTCCAAAGTCAGGAGACAACATCCGCTACAAACGAAGAAACAGAGCTGGAGAACACAGATCAGAGGAACAGAGGGGACAGAGGTCACGTCCAAGATGAG GCTGCTGGTCCACCGCAGAAGCAGCAGGAGAACGTTCCCGGGACCAGCGTCCATCCAGTGACGGCCTGCaggcctcctgctcctcctgctcctctctcCTCA ACTGTCAGCCAGCCCGTCCACAGGAGCGATCCCAAAAGTGTTGGCCTGCTGCAGCCTGTTGGACTTAT TAATGGTCAAGTGATTTTTAAAAGCCTTTATCTGCCTCCCagtcctgctgctcctcttctgAACACCAGCAGCTACAG GACAAAAAGGCACAAAGATCAGCAGTTTAAAAGTCAGCCTTATATCAAGAAGCCGCCCAACGCCTTCATGCTGTTCCTAAAGGAGCAGAGAGCAACCGTGCCGCCGGAACTGAAGAGCAACAGTTCAGCTGTTAATAAGCTCCTGGGAGAGAAG TGGAGCCTGCTGTCAGAGGAGCAGAAAGCCAAGTACTTCAACCAGGCTGAGGTGGAGAAGCGGCTCCATGCGCAGCAGCATCCCGACTGGTCCAGCTCAGACAATTAT ggcaaaaagaaaaagatttccaGGAAAGGAGCTCCCTCCAAAAGCAATG GTTTGAATGCACTTTGA
- the LOC101174687 gene encoding protein capicua homolog isoform X2 has product MEMEEGGSSGLNSGSAAFRMSALQPLREFINARLAAAAAEIFRQVEKTFIQYEEELCCRRRLLEMSLKPQLQLHNISLPQHHRSADQEQKSQERISRGTLREPEPPGIKEEWEEVFISHHAKQLHLKQETDVLMETPKTEESLSSHQLQSQETTSATNEETELENTDQRNRGDRGHVQDEVSSHVTGSHCGSNSENMLEKAAICGKELKIKTLVEKPHRKPLKRVEAVMCVAAGPPQKQQENVPGTSVHPVTACRPPAPPAPLSSTVSQPVHRSDPKSVGLLQPVGLINGQVIFKSLYLPPSPAAPLLNTSSYRTKRHKDQQFKSQPYIKKPPNAFMLFLKEQRATVPPELKSNSSAVNKLLGEKWSLLSEEQKAKYFNQAEVEKRLHAQQHPDWSSSDNYGKKKKISRKGAPSKSNGLNAL; this is encoded by the exons ATggaaatggaagaaggcggATCTTCTGGTTTGAACAGTGGATCAGCTGCATTTAGGATGTCTGCACTTCAGCCTCTGAGGGAGTTCATCAACGCCCgactggctgctgctgctgcagaaatatTTAGACAGGTGGAGAAAACCTTCATCCAGTACGAAGAGGAGCTCTGTTGTCGGCGCAGACTGCTGGAAATGAGCTTGAAACCACAACTTCAGCTGCACAATATCT CCCTCCCTCAGCATCATCGAAGTgcagatcaggagcagaagagcCAAGAAAGGATCTCCAGAGGGACGCTgagggaaccagaacctccaggcATTAAGGAGGAATGGGAAGAGGTCTTCATCAGCCACCATGCAAAGCAGCTCCATCTGAAGCAGGAGACGGATGTTTTGATGGAGACTCCCAAGACTGAAGAGTCTCTGAGCAGTCACCAGCTCCAAAGTCAGGAGACAACATCCGCTACAAACGAAGAAACAGAGCTGGAGAACACAGATCAGAGGAACAGAGGGGACAGAGGTCACGTCCAAGATGAGGTCAGCTCTCACGTGACAGGAAGTCACTGTGGCTCCAACTCtgagaacatgttagaaaaagcTGCTATTTGTGGAAAGGAGTTGAAGATAAAGACTTTGGTGGAGAAACCTCACAGGAAGCCTTTAAAGAGAGTGGAAGCAGTCATGTGTGTG GCTGCTGGTCCACCGCAGAAGCAGCAGGAGAACGTTCCCGGGACCAGCGTCCATCCAGTGACGGCCTGCaggcctcctgctcctcctgctcctctctcCTCA ACTGTCAGCCAGCCCGTCCACAGGAGCGATCCCAAAAGTGTTGGCCTGCTGCAGCCTGTTGGACTTAT TAATGGTCAAGTGATTTTTAAAAGCCTTTATCTGCCTCCCagtcctgctgctcctcttctgAACACCAGCAGCTACAG GACAAAAAGGCACAAAGATCAGCAGTTTAAAAGTCAGCCTTATATCAAGAAGCCGCCCAACGCCTTCATGCTGTTCCTAAAGGAGCAGAGAGCAACCGTGCCGCCGGAACTGAAGAGCAACAGTTCAGCTGTTAATAAGCTCCTGGGAGAGAAG TGGAGCCTGCTGTCAGAGGAGCAGAAAGCCAAGTACTTCAACCAGGCTGAGGTGGAGAAGCGGCTCCATGCGCAGCAGCATCCCGACTGGTCCAGCTCAGACAATTAT ggcaaaaagaaaaagatttccaGGAAAGGAGCTCCCTCCAAAAGCAATG GTTTGAATGCACTTTGA